The genomic region GCTACTGCGTGCGCGTTTGCTGGCGGGGGTAAAACGGCATTACCGCACGCTGTTCGACCAGCTCTGCGAACATGCTGATCCGCCCGCTTCGGGCATTGCCGACGTGCTCAAACACCGCTTCCCAGAATTGCCCACCGGGATGATCGAGGAGCTATTGTCCCAGGCGTCATCGCTTGAGCGTCTGTATCTGCGTGAGACTGGCAGCGTGCCCTTGCGCCTTTTTCAGCGTGCCGGGCAGGCGTTGCGCGAACTGCAGGAAGACCGTGCGGTGGCCGGTTTCTACCTGCCACCGTTGGCCACCGAATCAACTGAGCGCCTCGCGGTCAGCCTACTGGGGCGGTTACCGGGATGGCCGGCGCAACTGCGCTTGCAAGTGTATGAACAGGCGCTGGACGGCGCCTTGCTCGGCAAGCTGGAAACTCCCACCGCGACGCGTTTGCGCAAGCTGGTCAAGTCCGCCCGGGGCTACCAGGCCTTCGACGAGCAGGGCCAGGCCCTGCATGAGCCGCTGCCGGGGCCGTTGGGCTTTTACCAGGCGCTGCTGAGCACGCTTTCGGCCACAGAACGCACCGGCCTGGGGATTTACTCCACCGGCGAGCGGGGGGCCAGACAGCTGCAGTTGAAACTGCGCTGGCGGGTCGGGGATGAACGTGACCTGGTAGCCGGGCATCTGCGCCGCGCCTCTGCCGAACCCCTGCCGTTGTGGCGCGAGGGTTGCGTGCAGGCTTCACCGCCTGAGGTCACGCCACAGCCGGCGGCACTGATACGCAAGGTGAAAAAACTCTATCCCTTGCTGAACGACGCCCAGGCCTCAAGCCTGATCGAAGAGCTGGGGGCTGACCACATGGCCCGTGCCCGCGCGGTCAAGGGCCTGCAGAACGACTATGAAACCCTGCGCTCAGTGCTCAATACCTGGCGCCATGACCGGGCCGCGCTGGCGAAAATCCCCGGTACGCCTGCGGACGCCCGGTTTGGTCGCAAAATCATCGCACGGCGGCTGAAAGCCTGCTGGCGGCGGATGACCACCTTGAATAAAGAGGCCGGCGTGTCCCTCGACGGGATGCTCGGCGGGCCGCTGCCGATATTGCCACCCGAGATCAAATTCACGCATGTACGCCAACTGTCGATGAAGAACATGGGCGTCGGCGATGAAGTGGCGTATTTCCTCAAACACTTCCCCGGGCTCAAGTCCCTGGAGCTGTCGGGCAACCGCTTGACCCGTCTGCCGGAGGTACTGTCGCACATGCCGCAGTTGCAAGCCTTGTACCTGGATGACAATCAACTGGTGCTGACCAACTACATGCGCACCAAGCTGGCAGACCTGCGCACCCTCAGGATCATGAACCTGGCGGGCAACCCGCTGGTTGATCCGCCTAAGGTCGATCACCTGTTCGACTTGCACCAATTGATCCTGCATGACTGCCGGCTCAAGACCTTTCCCGAACACTTGTGGCGTTTGCCCTACCTGACCAGTGTGGACCTGCGCGAGAACGACATTACCGAGCTGCCGGCGTGGTTGTTCACGGCGCATCGGGATCGCACCCGGGGTATCAACTTGCGCCACAATCCATTGTCGGCATCCACAAGCCGGCAAGTGCTCGATTATCGTCGCCAGCGCGGCGTGGGCATGGGCTTTTACGAAGACGATGACGCACGCTTGAACGAGCAGGCCGCTCGCGAGTTGTGGATGCCCGATTCGCGGCAGACGGACTACGCGCAGAAAGACCTGATGTGGCAAATGTTGAAGGATGACAGGCACAGTGACGGCTTGTTCAAGTTGCTGGCCGAGCTGGGCGGAGCGGCCGACAGCGAGCATGTGCGTGAAGACATGACCCGGCGCGTGTGGCGGGTACTCGAGGCGAGCAGCCAGCGCGCCGACCTGGCCACCGAAGTATTTGAACGTGCATTCACCCCGTATAACTGTGATGACGGCGCGGCGGTGAGCTTCAGCGCCCTGGAAATCCTGGTTGAAATCAGCGATGCGCGCATGCAGGTCGAGGGCGGCCAGCTGTCCGCCAAGCCCTTGTTGGCGCTGGGGCGCGGCCTGTATCGGCTCGATCGCCTGGAAAGCATTGCGCGCAACCACAGCATCGCCAACCCCGGCGGCGATGCCTTGGAGGTCAGCCTGGCCTACCGTACCGGCCTGGCCAGCCGTTTCTATCTGCCAGGGCAGCCTAAGCACATGCGTTATGCCAGTTTGGGCGGTGTCACCCCGGCGGCGCTGAGTGATGCGGAACTGAAGATCAAGGCCGCGGAAATATCGCCTCTACTGTTGCGTTTCCTCATTAATCTGCCGTTCTGGACGGACTACCTCAAGCGCGCCTATGCCGCCAGTTTCAGCACCCTTAACGAGCCGTTCGAGACGCGTATGCAGGCAGTGTTCGAACAAGGCGCGGATCTTGATGACGAAACCTACCGATCACGCATGGATGGCATTCTGCGGGAGCAGGTCACCGCCGAAGAGGTCGCCTTCGAGCGCCTGACCCTGGCGGCCATGCGCGCTGATGAACTGGGGGTGTGCGAAATTCGCTAGGCAGGGTTCATGGGGTCTGCCCAGGCTTGCCGCGAATCAGCTCGCGCAAGACAAAGCGGTTGGGATGGCACGCCTGGGCGACAGGAGCGGGCAATGGCAGCGGTTCGTTATCCAGCCAGGCGGCCAACAGTTCTGCCGACAAGGGCGCGGTGATCAAACCGCGTGAGCCATGGCCGCTGTTGATGTACATGCCGTCCAGCCAGGGGCAGGGCATATCGGGCACTTGCCGGGCATCCCGGGCGAGTACGCCGTAGGCTTGGGCGAAGGCCGCTGCATCGGCCAGCGGGCCTACGATGGGCAGGTAGTCGGGGCTGGTGCAGCGAAATGCCGCACGGCCTTTCAAGGTTTCCAGCGGCAAGGCATCGGCTTGCAGGGCATGCAGCAGCGGTGGGGAGATTTCCCTCAGCAGGGCCAGGTTATCGGCATGTTCGGCCAGGGTGGGGGTCAAGTCGTCGCTGTTGAAAGCAAAACTGGCGCCCAGGGTATGTTCGCCCAGGCGTGCGGGGGCGACGTAGCCTTGGGCACAGACCACCGTGCTCAAGTGTTGGCTTTCAGTGGTTTGCGCCAAGCGGGTGATTTGCCCACGAATCCGCTTGAGGGGCAGGGCGGCACTGAAGGGGAAGCGTTTGACCTCGGCGGCCCCGGCGAGGACCACCACCGGTGCACTGGCGATCAGCGCCTCGGCGTCACGGGCCTGCCATTGGCCGTCGACCTGCTGCAAGGTCAGCGCTTCCTGATGAAGGCGCACCTCAATACCTGGATGGCGGGCCTGCCACTCGCACAACGCTGGCGGATGGACCCAGCCGCCCTCGGGGAAAAACAACCCGCCCTGGTCCAGCGCCACGCCAGCGAGGGCTTGGGCCTGGGCTGCATCCACCGGGTGCAGCAGGTCCGGGGCAAACGCCTGCGCCAGTTGTGCCTGGCGCTCGGCTTCCTTGGGGTTGAACGCCAGTTGCAGCACGCCGCAAGCGTCCCAATCCACACCGCGCTGCAACTGCTCGAGCAGCCTGCGGGTGTAGCCGAAGCCGCTCACAATCAACTGCGACAGTGTGGTGCCATGGGCCGACAGCTTGAGGTACAGCACCCCTTGCGGGTTGCCGGACGCCTCCTGGGCCAGCGCCGCATGCCGCTCCAGCAGGCACACCTGCCAGCCGCGTGCCGCCAGGCTGGCCGCGGTGGCACAACCGGCCAGCCCCGCGCCGATCACCAGGGCGCGGCGTTCTGCATAGTGGGTGGTTGGGCGGGCGAACCACGGTGGTGTAGCCGTGGGCCTGGGAATATCGGCTGGCCAGCCGACGAACTCACCGCGCAGGATTTCCCACTTGTGGCCGATGCCCGGCGTGCGCTTCATCTTGAAGCCCGCCGCGTTGATCAGGCGCCGCACCCAGCCAGTGCTGGTGAAAGTGCTGATGGTCGAGCCCGGCGCCGCCAGGCGCGCCAGTTCGGCAAACAGCTCGGCGGTCCACATATCGGGGTTTTTCGCCGGGGCAAAGCCGTCGAGGAACCATGCATCAATCTGTGCATCCAGTTGCGGCAGTTGTTCCAGGGCATCGCCGATCAACAGGGTCAGGGTCACGCGGCCTTGGCCCAGCACCAGGCGCTGGAAACCCTGGTGGATGGCGATGTATTGCGCCAAGAGTTGTTCGGCCAAGGGTTGCAGTTCAGGCCAGAGGGCCAGGGCACGTTGCAGGTCAGTGTGGCTGAGCGGGTATTTTTCCACGCTGACAAAGTGCAGCCGTGCGCCGGCCACCGCATGCTGCTCGAACAGTTGCCAGGCGCAGAGGAAATTCAAGCCGGTGCCGAAGCCTGTCTCGCCGATTACCAGTCGCCCGCCGGCAGGCAAGGCGGCGAAGCGCTCCTGCAGGCGGTTTTGCTCAAGGAACACATAACGGGTTTCTTCAAGGCCCGACTGGTCGGAGAAGTACACATCGTCGAACACCCGCGAGTGCGGGCGGCCTTGGTCATCCCAGTCGAGCTGGGCGTGGGTGATGGGGTTCATGGCGGCTCATAAAGGAAAGCGGGCAAAGACAAGGCGGCCATTCTAGCCGATCAACAGGGGTTGGATTGACCCAAGGCAATCCCGGGTGGAATTTCCTGCCACAGGCCGTTGCCCAATCCGCTAGTCTTGAGCCATCTTGAAACGGAGCTGCCCATGTTCGAATCCGCCGAAATCGGTCACGCCATCGACAAAGACACCTATGACGCCGAAGTGCCGGCCCTGCGCGAAGCCTTGCTGGAGGCGCAATACGAACTGCAGCAGCAGAAGCGCTTCCCGGTGATCGTTTTGATCAACGGCATCGAGGGCGCCGGCAAGGGCGAGACCGTCAAGCTGCTCAATGAGTGGATGGACCCGCGCCTGATCGAAGTGCGTACCTTCGACCAGCAGACCGACGAGGAACTGGCGCGCCCACCGGCCTGGCGCTACTGGCGGCAACTGCCGGCCAAGGGCCGCATGGGTATCTTTTTCGGCAATTGGTACAGCCAGATGCTGCAAGGCCGGGTCCATGGCCAGATCAAGGACGCCCGTCTCGACCAGGCCATTGCCGGTGCCGAGCGCCTGGAAAAAATGCTCTGTGACGAAGGCGCGCTGATTTTCAAGTTCTGGTTCCATCTGTCCAAGAAGCAGATGAAAGCACGCCTCAAGGCCCTGGCAGACGACCCGTTGCATAGCTGGCGCATCAGCCCGCTGGACTGGCAACAGTCCAAGACCTACGACAAGTTCGTGCATTTCGGTGAGCGCGTGCTGCGTCGCACCAGCCGGGATTACGCACCCTGGCATGTGATTGAAGGGGTGGACAGCAATTACCGCAGCCTTACCGTGGGCAAGATCCTGCTCGAAGGCCTGCAAAATGCCTTGAAAATGCCCAAGGGCAGGGCCAGCGGCATGAACCCGGCGCCGCTGCCGTCGGCCGTGGACCAGGTAAGCCTGCTCAACAGCCTCGACATGACCCTGCGCCTGGACAAGGACGACTATGAAGAGCAACTGATCACCGAGCAGGCGCGCTTATCCGGCCTGATGCGCGACAAGCGCATGCGCAAGCACGCGTTGGTGACGGTGTTCGAGGGCAACGACGCGGCGGGCAAGGGCGGCGCGATCCGTCGTGTCGCCGCGGCCCTGGACCCACGCCAGTACCATATCGTGCCAATTGCCGCGCCCAGCGAAGACGAACGCGCCCAGCCCTACCTGTGGCGGTTCTGGCAGAAGATCCCGGCACGCGGCATGTTCACCGTGTTCGACCGTTCCTGGTATGGCCGTGTGCTTGTGGAGCGCGTCGAGGACTTCTGCACCCCGACGGACTGGATGCGCGCCTATGGGGAGATCAATGATTTCGAGGAGCAGTTGCGCGATGCTGGCGTGATCGTGGTCAAGTTCTGGCTGGCCATTGATAAGCAAACGCAGCTGGAACGTTTTCAGGCCCGTGAAGAGATCCCGTTCAAGCGCTTCAAGATCACCGAGGACGACTGGCGCAATCGCGACAAGTGGGACGACTACCGTGCAGCCGTGGGCGACATGGTTGATCGCACCAGCACCGAGGTGGCGCCCTGGACCCTGGTGGAAGCCAATGACAAGCGCTGGGCGCGGGTCAAGGTGCTGCGCACCATCAATCGTGCGTTGGAAGACGCATTCGATAAAACCGACAAGCACGACAAAAAGAAAAAGAAATAGCGCGGATCAAACATTGGTCCAAATGTGGGAGGGGCGGTGCGACGATTCGACTTGCTCCCGATAGCAGGCTGTCAGTACCTGCATTTGCAACTGACCCACCGCTATCGGGGGCAAGCCCCCTCCCACATTGGATCGCCACACATCAGGTAGGCCGTGTGTTGGCCCCATGCTTTTGCATTTACGCAGTGAATGATCATCGCAGCCGGCCGGGCCTGGCTCTATCCTCGATCCACAACCACAAGATCGAGGTAAGCCCATGCGTGAAGTAGTGATCGTCGACAGCGTGCGAACCGGCCTGGCCAAGTCCTTTCGTGGCAAGTTCAACCAGACCCGTCCCGATGACATGGCAGCCCATTGCGTCAATGCGCTGCTGGTCCGCAATGGCATCGATCCGGCCATGGTGGAGGATTGCATTGTCGGCGCCGGCTCCAACGAAGGCGCCCAGGGCTATAACATCGGGCGTAATGTGGCGGTGCTCTCTCAACTGGGTACCGGCACGGCGGGCATGACCCTCAACCGTTTCTGTTCGTCGGGCTTGCAGGCGATTGCCATCGCCGCCAACCAGATTGCCTCGGGCTGCAGCGACATCATTGTCGCTGGCGGTGTGGAGTCCATCAGCCTGACCATGAAGAGCGTCAACACCGACAACCTGATCAACCCACTGCTCAAAGAGCAGGTGCCGGGCATCTACTTCCCCATGGGGCAGACCGCCGAAATCGTCGCCCGTCGCTATCAGGTCAGCCGCCAGGAGCAGGACATCTACGCCCTGCAGAGCCAGCAGCGCACTGCCCAGGCCCAGGCCGATGGCTTGTTCAATGATGAAATCGTGCCGATGGCGGTCAAGTACAAGGTCGAGGACAAGCACAGCGGTGAAGTGCAGATCCTCGACGGCGTGGTGGACCGCGACGACTGCAACCGCCCGGACACTACACTGGAAAGTCTCAGCGGTTTGAAGCCGGTATTTGCCGAAGATGGCT from Pseudomonas synxantha harbors:
- a CDS encoding NEL-type E3 ubiquitin ligase domain-containing protein — encoded protein: MSQVSEVVTPTVWAQLPGKLLEATQDLDITQVLLDRLPGWMVRADARSLAHIKREHVDSEVLREALNTLLKNLEPLDEFCSERLEALLVSKGQHLDVKHDVLELPHRSMTNANPDLLGPLLMTVTVEKRTLLQAAMQNFSASQAEDGGLGIGALVRNVGTGLEVESMSAVEFAGYCRELDLGAAYQEHLREVFDLPAPGEVMAADAFNPAARDIGRLKLSDMRLDLHIALGKGHVRQETGTLLFKVLWSGRDTYPTRDLLLEGRALVWHGLNIDQACAWSVLVFSGSAEQDLSSGRCVVYMPNDPARPWFEYDTLAAFKGYLSSKLQEPAYREFFKGYLDESERVDFFQRFDTRKAVESLEAVSAPVSVSRFFFDAYVGKAQLDARVLAVPVAEVDEEARRSLIERYVELGLTLANIAGFFVPGLGQLMLGVGVGQLLGEVYEGVQDWQHGHKTDALEHMTNVAEGIASMALMAVGGKAVGALFKDASRMPASYFEQFEAVKAAQGESRLWRRDLRPYQQSVAAEVLATPSYKGIYQYQGRSYIAIDGAIYRVSFDAGVGRWRVLHPVRQTAYRPLLEHNGFGGWRHQAEQVEQWNSPAYVLERLSPGLRSLPDGRLDEIISTTNSRLPWLRQLAQYNQPLPQRLRDCVMRWRQEQLIRDLAWQLEFQNQPDAGTGVVQMLALPMLEGWPKGRFFELLDAEGNLLKRYPDTAPFDYEDMSIHVSEQQLKDGQVMHTLLETFSAKERDVLLGEKADIQQAHKLLRARLLAGVKRHYRTLFDQLCEHADPPASGIADVLKHRFPELPTGMIEELLSQASSLERLYLRETGSVPLRLFQRAGQALRELQEDRAVAGFYLPPLATESTERLAVSLLGRLPGWPAQLRLQVYEQALDGALLGKLETPTATRLRKLVKSARGYQAFDEQGQALHEPLPGPLGFYQALLSTLSATERTGLGIYSTGERGARQLQLKLRWRVGDERDLVAGHLRRASAEPLPLWREGCVQASPPEVTPQPAALIRKVKKLYPLLNDAQASSLIEELGADHMARARAVKGLQNDYETLRSVLNTWRHDRAALAKIPGTPADARFGRKIIARRLKACWRRMTTLNKEAGVSLDGMLGGPLPILPPEIKFTHVRQLSMKNMGVGDEVAYFLKHFPGLKSLELSGNRLTRLPEVLSHMPQLQALYLDDNQLVLTNYMRTKLADLRTLRIMNLAGNPLVDPPKVDHLFDLHQLILHDCRLKTFPEHLWRLPYLTSVDLRENDITELPAWLFTAHRDRTRGINLRHNPLSASTSRQVLDYRRQRGVGMGFYEDDDARLNEQAARELWMPDSRQTDYAQKDLMWQMLKDDRHSDGLFKLLAELGGAADSEHVREDMTRRVWRVLEASSQRADLATEVFERAFTPYNCDDGAAVSFSALEILVEISDARMQVEGGQLSAKPLLALGRGLYRLDRLESIARNHSIANPGGDALEVSLAYRTGLASRFYLPGQPKHMRYASLGGVTPAALSDAELKIKAAEISPLLLRFLINLPFWTDYLKRAYAASFSTLNEPFETRMQAVFEQGADLDDETYRSRMDGILREQVTAEEVAFERLTLAAMRADELGVCEIR
- the mnmC gene encoding bifunctional tRNA (5-methylaminomethyl-2-thiouridine)(34)-methyltransferase MnmD/FAD-dependent 5-carboxymethylaminomethyl-2-thiouridine(34) oxidoreductase MnmC, translating into MNPITHAQLDWDDQGRPHSRVFDDVYFSDQSGLEETRYVFLEQNRLQERFAALPAGGRLVIGETGFGTGLNFLCAWQLFEQHAVAGARLHFVSVEKYPLSHTDLQRALALWPELQPLAEQLLAQYIAIHQGFQRLVLGQGRVTLTLLIGDALEQLPQLDAQIDAWFLDGFAPAKNPDMWTAELFAELARLAAPGSTISTFTSTGWVRRLINAAGFKMKRTPGIGHKWEILRGEFVGWPADIPRPTATPPWFARPTTHYAERRALVIGAGLAGCATAASLAARGWQVCLLERHAALAQEASGNPQGVLYLKLSAHGTTLSQLIVSGFGYTRRLLEQLQRGVDWDACGVLQLAFNPKEAERQAQLAQAFAPDLLHPVDAAQAQALAGVALDQGGLFFPEGGWVHPPALCEWQARHPGIEVRLHQEALTLQQVDGQWQARDAEALIASAPVVVLAGAAEVKRFPFSAALPLKRIRGQITRLAQTTESQHLSTVVCAQGYVAPARLGEHTLGASFAFNSDDLTPTLAEHADNLALLREISPPLLHALQADALPLETLKGRAAFRCTSPDYLPIVGPLADAAAFAQAYGVLARDARQVPDMPCPWLDGMYINSGHGSRGLITAPLSAELLAAWLDNEPLPLPAPVAQACHPNRFVLRELIRGKPGQTP
- the pap gene encoding polyphosphate:AMP phosphotransferase, with translation MFESAEIGHAIDKDTYDAEVPALREALLEAQYELQQQKRFPVIVLINGIEGAGKGETVKLLNEWMDPRLIEVRTFDQQTDEELARPPAWRYWRQLPAKGRMGIFFGNWYSQMLQGRVHGQIKDARLDQAIAGAERLEKMLCDEGALIFKFWFHLSKKQMKARLKALADDPLHSWRISPLDWQQSKTYDKFVHFGERVLRRTSRDYAPWHVIEGVDSNYRSLTVGKILLEGLQNALKMPKGRASGMNPAPLPSAVDQVSLLNSLDMTLRLDKDDYEEQLITEQARLSGLMRDKRMRKHALVTVFEGNDAAGKGGAIRRVAAALDPRQYHIVPIAAPSEDERAQPYLWRFWQKIPARGMFTVFDRSWYGRVLVERVEDFCTPTDWMRAYGEINDFEEQLRDAGVIVVKFWLAIDKQTQLERFQAREEIPFKRFKITEDDWRNRDKWDDYRAAVGDMVDRTSTEVAPWTLVEANDKRWARVKVLRTINRALEDAFDKTDKHDKKKKK
- a CDS encoding thiolase family protein; protein product: MREVVIVDSVRTGLAKSFRGKFNQTRPDDMAAHCVNALLVRNGIDPAMVEDCIVGAGSNEGAQGYNIGRNVAVLSQLGTGTAGMTLNRFCSSGLQAIAIAANQIASGCSDIIVAGGVESISLTMKSVNTDNLINPLLKEQVPGIYFPMGQTAEIVARRYQVSRQEQDIYALQSQQRTAQAQADGLFNDEIVPMAVKYKVEDKHSGEVQILDGVVDRDDCNRPDTTLESLSGLKPVFAEDGSVTAGNSSQLSDGASMTLVMSLEKALALGLKPKAFFRGFTVAGCEPDEMGIGPVFSVPKLLKAKGLQVADIDLWELNEAFASQCLYARNRLEIDNARYNVNGGSISIGHPFGMTGSRQVGHLVRELQRRNLRYGIVTMCVGGGMGATGLFEAVR